From Besnoitia besnoiti strain Bb-Ger1 chromosome X, whole genome shotgun sequence, one genomic window encodes:
- a CDS encoding hypothetical protein (encoded by transcript BESB_018220): MGSPRLRTVTLPFPRSERLASQGLIVLTRRSCPLFSSPLRAPQTSVRAWRLPAWSRRPSPFVGVLTAALCLVCADVLALTLTPLGGSRVQPALLRQRDSASRARLSSPAAPSVPPPLPSASFPRAAAPRSAGSTRPYASSRVPRVRLLDGGRGIFGGQSTQKKPCAPATESFSQSGRTRKGHLAAVLPPRASSPQGSPSSRCLSSSGSPRPSLSGRCPAFFLSAPSRRFSAEQPPERRGQSAERVRRHEGSRKPSAASVALHGILACGGVGSRFGGSIPKQFVPLFRGQTAAQISFEKIRAHLTRWIAAASGKDEQADEAAAEPLRGGEEAARHEGGARFLVVVADREWHDSVMTTAAGTHRERVDASRPAGSTSDAARTRASTTADAPDPGDISSRSSAGSSAGSTPRAETATGDSKIPVDVLFAPIGSERWESVWHGVKCLAYGLLATEVLNEGQPESAPASAATTCGAQTTADDEGTQKLTGGSPEAISRTARFRPFSKISNYVASHIRYACTQFFPRKKADTLNVRGALGRADAQGETALESARAAAQMAAFQAEEAQSLLRRLAAVGRNEDLVMIHDAARPCVREEDLEGVSADAIRSGAAVLAIPAVSTIKLAAAPRHPADDSNGFFVQRTLPRHLLWEAQTPQVIRLDLLLRGYTAFWKQWAAASSSVQQKTQSSESTCEGHLHSRTWTGPRQTMPAITDDASLLEFLWSDEGKPDGGPSSMASVPQSVGEGEDAVEVKVRKGDATNIKITLPVDYALAQCILNGRSTETLAQRE, translated from the exons ATggggtcgccgcgcctgcgcacggTCACTCTGCCCTTTCCCCGTTCGGAGCGCCTTGCTTCGCAGGGGCTCATTGTCTTGACTCGCCGGAGctgtcctctcttctctaGCCCTCTGCGTGCTCCACAGACTTCGGTGCGTGCGTGGAGGCTGCCGGCCTGGTCGCGACGGCCGTCTCCTTTTGTTGGCGTCTTGACTGCCGCCCTGtgtctcgtctgcgccgacgTGCTTGCGCTGACCCTTACTCCGCTAGGCGGCTCGCGAGTGCAGCCTGCCTtgctgcggcagagagacagcgcgagtCGAGCCCGTCTCAGCTCACCGGCTGCCCCGAGCGTacctcctccgctgccgtctgcttcgtttcctcgtgcagctgcgcctcgctctgccgGCTCAACACGGCCGTACGCAAGCTCGCGAGTTCCCCGGGTGCGCCTCTTggacggcgggcgcggtATATTTGGGGGGCAaagcacgcagaagaagccctGTGCCCCTGCGACCGAGTCTTTCTCTCAAAGTGGACGAACTCGCAAGGGTCACCTTGCCGCCGTACTGCCTCCCCGAGCGAGCTCTCCGCAgggctcgccctcgtctcgaTGCCTGTCGTCCTCGGGCTCGCCTCGTCCCTCGCTATCGGGTCGTTGtcccgccttcttcctctcggcGCCTAGTCGACGCTTTTCAGCGGAGCAGCcgccagagagaagaggacagagcgccgagcgcgtgcgacggcacgaaggaagcagaaagccttccgctgcctccgtcgctctccATGGCATCTTAGCGTGCGGAGGCGTGGGATCTCGGTTCGGCGGCAGCATCCCGAAACAGTTTGTTCCACTCTTTCGCGGCCAAACAGCGGCTCAGATCTCCTTCGAAAAGATCCGAGCCCACCTGACGCGCTGGATAGCGGCGGCGTCAGGGAAAGATGAGCAGGCggacgaggcagcagccgagCCTTTGAGAGGTGGGGAAGAGGCTGCTCGccacgagggaggcgcgaggtTCCTTGTCGTCGTGGCGGACAGAGAATGGCACGATTCAGTTATGACGACAGCCGCTGGCACACACAGAGAGCGCGTCGATGCGTCTCGCCCCGCTGGAAGCACCTCTGACGCGGCTAGAACTAGGGCGTCCACGACCGCGGATGCCCCGGATCCGGGCGATATCTCTTCGCGCTCTTCAGCGGGCAGCAGTGCCGGCTCCACACcgcgggcggagacagcgacaggAGACTCAAAGATACCAGTCGACGTTCTCTTCGCGCCAATCGGGTCCGAACGCTGGGAGTCGGTGTGGCACGGAGTCAAGTGCCTGGCGTATGGCTTGTTAGCAACGGAGGTGCTGAACGAAGGCCAACCGGAATCCGCGCCGGCTTCTGCGGCGACGACATGCGGAGCACAGACGAcggcagacgacgaaggGACCCAGAAACTCACCGGGGGCTCGCCGGAAGCAATATCGCGGACAGCCCGCTTCAGACCTTTTTCCAAGATCTCTAACTATGTCGCATCCCACATACGATATGCATGCACCCAATTTTTTCCACGCAAAAAAGCAGACACTCTGAACGTGAGAGGGGCGCTTGGGAGGGCGGACGCGCAAGGAGAGACAGCCCTCGAAAgcgcgcgtgctgcagccCAAATGGCTGCCTTTCAAGCTGAAGAGGCTCAGTCCTTGCTGAGACGTCTCGCCGCGGTGGGAAGAAACGAAGATCTCGTTATGATACACGATGCCGCGAGGCCGTGCGTCAGGGAGGAGGACCTCGAAGGCGTAAGCGCCGACGCCATCCGATCTGGGGCTGCGGTTCTTGCTATCCCTGCCGTATCGACCATCAAACTAGCCGCTGCACCGCGGCATCCCGCTGACGACTCAAACGGCTTCTTCGTCCAGAGAACTCTTCCACGTCACCTTCTGTGGGAGGCACAGACACCCCAG GTCATCCGTCTTGATCTTCTGCTACGCGGCTATACCGCGTTCTGGAAGCAgtgggcggcggcaagcTCAAGCGTGCAACAAAAGACACAGAGCTCTGAGTCGACGTGTGAAGGACACCTGCATTCGAGAACATGGACAGGACCGCGGCAGACTATGCCTGCCATCACAGATGACGCGAGCTTGCTGGAATTTCTGTGGAGTGACGAGGGAAAGCCTGACGGCGGTCCGTCTTCCATGGCCTCTGTTCCCCAGTCTGTGGGAGAGGGCGAAGATGCCGTAGAGGTGAAAGTGCGGAAAGGTGATGCAACGAATATCAAGATCACACTGCCAGTGGATTATGCCCTGGCACAGTGTATCCTTAACGGCCGAAGCACGGAAACGCTCGCACAAAGGGAATAG
- a CDS encoding hypothetical protein (encoded by transcript BESB_018230) has product MNSCLTALALLALTGSTLCCLPGVEANSVYGKVILSPLPDSLPDKSFLTVQVSDTTKADTWEEVVSRAEYPVAQAYNQQRTLKYHVFVPDDAKGTLTIQAWLTIGWQGTAEERVRRGDYLTMSYFGFDASERDQRVDIELRKYA; this is encoded by the coding sequence ATGAATAGCTGCCTAACGGCGCTGGCGCTTTTGGCGCTCACGGGAAGCACTCTGTGCTGCTTGCCCGGTGTGGAGGCGAACAGCGTTTACGGCAAGGTCATTTTGAGCCCACTCCCGGATTCGCTGCCTGACAAGTCATTCTTGACTGTCCAGGTGTCTGACACCACCAAAGCTGACACGTGGGAAGAGGTAGTGTCGCGGGCGGAGTATCCCGTTGCGCAAGCGTACAACCAGCAACGCACGCTGAAATACCACGTTTTTGTGCCGGACGACGCCAAGGGAACGCTCACTATCCAGGCATGGCTGACAATCGGGTGGCAAGGTACAGCAGAAGAGAgggtccgccgcggcgactaCTTGACGATGTCATACTTTGGTTTCGATGCATCCGAAAGGGATCAGAGGGTAGATATCGAATTACGGAAGTACGCGTAA
- a CDS encoding hypothetical protein (encoded by transcript BESB_018210): MPGDSSSSPRASESSCMGSTSSASADRHARSDSPVSLAEVYDALRRVGEHLHRQGGGSRKRSAGLGLWLSPGILPSSLRSPAGAVVLIYFKGRRWSSTGIHAALSLCPHHPPLRQGPLNATRKATPPLPSGNDGAPDASRAVDEPAELCSTSSSLRSSPASPSSPPPWAPHPDQAAAASPACACAERRSLPLLVLTTEEAFFLLSGDSNRAEASTLVLFDAETARQLTVFDLLFLLLERRTEPPTTSQSDCLQQRQALAEAAGDERPLPSALDSEQVKASGCRDSKRRRGASASETPGHTPCAAREGGSPPRGRIPKCKQACDPQQGPAEEEATQEGGAPGRRRSAPPFEDGASSRVSQFAESRPFTWQDLQVYLQLKSLGLPIRNREGASLARAIRRCPIHVSPRFLALSVADVGSPAGLCQAPSADAVGSVPFLEIVRAGSAKAEARRVESAGGSAKVASCAETRALAPWFLSFERKHQRRQPGADEAPGGGLENVPRVCQRARPSAPADADCLWADSLLGAAADSADSESPCEACTESDWSLSEGEESTGADLGERPAALMGPRTKRAASGEGLSAREPAGNSHGPLARCATVLPVFAVSPEAAAGPFLLSEFGRDVSCDAALDALPHAEASEGHADGDNAASSQFGGDSSSQIGAHTTAPGAGEPRDMRSVTSSAVVVAPVSGEGNVAFLAVRKFAVL; the protein is encoded by the coding sequence ATGCCGGGGGAttcgtcgtcctcccccCGGGCGTCTGAGTCCTCTTGTATGGGCTCgacgtcgtccgcgtctgctgaTCGCCATGCCCGCTCAGATTCGCCTGTATCGCTGGCGGAGGTCTACGACGCGCTgaggcgcgtcggcgagcatCTGCATCGGCAAGGGGGGGGGTCGCGGAAGAGAAGCGCCGGGCTCGGTTTGTGGCTGTCGCCTGGCAtccttccttcttcgctcaGGAGTCCAGCGGGGGCCGTAGTTTTGATCTATTTCAAAGGCAGACGGTGGAGCAGCACCGGCATCCACGCTGCGTTGTCTCTCTGTCCTCATCACCCGCCTTTGCGCCAGGGGCCCTTGAACGCGACGCGTaaggcgactccgccgcttccCTCAGGGAACGACGGAGCTCCCGACGCGTCTCGTGCCGTCGACGAGCCCGCGGAGCTTTGCTCTACTTCGTCGTCGTTGCGttcctctcccgcgtcgccctcctccccccctccgtGGGCGCCGCACCCAGAccaggccgctgccgcctcgcccgcgtgcgcgtgtgctgAGCGGCGATCCTTGCCGCTGTTGGTCCTGACCACGGAGGAGGCCTTTTTCCTCCTGTCGGGTGACTCCaaccgcgcggaggcgtcgacTTTGGTCCTTTtcgacgcggagaccgccCGGCAACTCACCGTGTTCgacctcctcttcctcctgctgGAAAGGCGCACTGAGCCGCCGACAACCAGCCAGTCCGActgtctgcagcagcgccaaGCATTGgctgaagcagctggcgacgagcgccCCCTGCCGTCTGCACTCGACAGCGAGCAAGTCAAagcgagcggctgcagagactcAAAGCGTAGGAGaggggcctccgcctctgagACACCAGGTCACACGCCTTGTgctgcgcgcgaaggcggctcACCGCCCCGAGGAAGAATTCCAAAATGCAAACAGGCCTGCGACCCCCAGCAGGGAcccgctgaagaagaggcgacgcaggagggAGGAGCTCCGGGGCGAAGACGGAGCGCGCCTCCGTTCGAGGATGGAGCCTCATCGCGTGTTTCCCAGTTTGCAGAGAGCCGGCCTTTCACCTGGCAGGACCTGCAGGTCTACCTCCAGCTCAAGTCGCTGGGGCTGCCCATCCGAAATCGGGAGGGCGCCAGTCTCGCGAGGGCGATCCGCAGGTGCCCAATTCACGTTTCTCCGCGCTTCCTTGCTCTCTCGGTCGCGGACGTGGGCTCTCCCGCGGGTCTTTGCCAGGCGCCCAGCGCAGATGCTGTGGGGTCAGTTCCCTTTCTCGAGATCGTCCGtgcaggcagcgcgaaggcggaggcgcgcagggtGGAGAGCGCTGGAGGTTCGGCCAAggtcgcctcctgcgcggagACCCGCGCTCTGGCTCCGTGGTTCCTCTCTTTCGAACGGAAACAccagaggcgacagccaggcgcggacgaggcgccAGGGGGGGGCCTAGAGAATGTCCCGCGCGTGtgccagcgcgcgcgaccctccgcgcccgcagacgcagactgCCTCTGGGCTGATTCGCTGCTcggggcggccgccgacagTGCTGACAGCGAAAGCCCCTGCGAGGCTTGCACGGAGAGCGACTGGAGTctcagcgaaggcgaggagtcAACCGGCGCGGACCTAGGCGAGAGGCCTGCTGCGCTTATGGGGCCTCGAACGAAGcgtgccgccagcggcgaaggTCTCTCGGCGAGGGAGCCCGCCGGAAACTCACAcgggccgctggcgcgctgcgccactGTGTTGCCAGTCTTCGCAGTGAGCCctgaggcagccgcaggccccTTCCTCCTGAGTGAGTTCGGCCGAGATGTCTCGTGTGATGCCGCGCTCGACGCATTACCGCACGCTGAAGCGAGTGAAGGGCACGCTGACGGCGACAACGCGGCGAGCAGTCAGTtcggaggagacagcagtTCACAGATAGGCGCACATACGACAGCCCCTGGAgctggagagccgcgagaTATGCGGAGCGTGACGTCGTCGGCAGTGGTGGTGGCGCCTGTGTCTGGCGAAGGAAACGTGGCTTTTCTTGCGGTGAGGAAGTTTGCGGTTCTATAA